One genomic region from Enterobacter hormaechei ATCC 49162 encodes:
- the asmA gene encoding outer membrane assembly protein AsmA, whose amino-acid sequence MRRVLTTLMILLVVLVAGLSALVLLVNPNDFRAYMVRQVEARSGYELKLDGPLRWHVWPQLSILSGRMSLTAPGAAQPLVTADNMRLDVALIPLLSHQLQVEQVMLKGAVIQLTPQTEAVRQADAPVAPRENTLPDVPSDTGWSFDIGNLKVADSVLVFQHEDDEQITVRNINLRMEQDANHHATMEFSGRINRNQRDLNLSMNANVNASDYPHQLTADVQQLNWQLTGADLPTKGIVGQGTMQAVWHEERKQLELNALNLQANDSTLKGQASVTLDEKPRWVLDLQFDRLNLENLLPPQPVNATDEGGTQVGQSQGTQSRPVISSNLDQPDYNGLRGFTADILLKANSVRWRGIDFTDVSSQMFNHNGLLVISELSGKMGAGNLSLPGTLDVRKNVASAAFQPRLENVEIGTILKAFNYPIALTGQLSLAGDFSGTKIDADAFRRSWQGQAHVELKDSRMEGLNFQQLVQQAVERSSSVKANENYDSATRLDSFTSELALDNGQLSLDEMQGTSSLLALTGTGALDLVKETADTRFNVRVKAGWEGEGQLVEFLKETPIPLRVYGKWQELNYSLQVDQILRKHLQDEAKRRLNDWADRNKESQSGKDVKKLLDKL is encoded by the coding sequence ATGAGAAGAGTTCTGACAACGCTGATGATTTTGCTGGTGGTGCTGGTGGCTGGCCTTTCAGCGTTGGTGCTGCTGGTTAACCCCAATGACTTCCGGGCCTATATGGTGCGGCAGGTGGAAGCGCGCAGCGGGTATGAACTCAAGCTGGACGGGCCGCTGCGCTGGCATGTCTGGCCTCAGCTCAGCATTCTCTCCGGACGTATGTCGCTCACCGCGCCGGGCGCCGCCCAGCCGCTGGTCACGGCGGATAACATGCGTCTTGATGTCGCGCTCATCCCGCTGTTATCCCATCAGCTCCAGGTAGAACAGGTGATGCTGAAAGGGGCGGTGATTCAGCTTACGCCACAAACCGAAGCCGTTCGTCAGGCGGATGCCCCGGTCGCACCGCGTGAAAATACCTTGCCTGACGTTCCGTCTGACACCGGCTGGTCGTTCGATATTGGTAATCTGAAAGTCGCTGACAGCGTGCTGGTTTTCCAGCATGAAGATGACGAACAGATTACCGTACGCAATATCAACCTCAGGATGGAGCAGGACGCCAACCATCACGCCACTATGGAGTTCTCCGGGCGTATCAACCGCAATCAGCGCGATCTCAACCTGTCGATGAACGCGAACGTGAACGCGTCGGACTACCCGCACCAGCTGACGGCGGACGTTCAGCAACTCAACTGGCAGCTGACCGGCGCGGATTTACCCACAAAAGGGATCGTCGGGCAGGGCACGATGCAGGCGGTGTGGCACGAAGAGCGCAAACAGCTCGAACTGAACGCGCTCAACCTTCAGGCCAACGACAGTACCCTGAAAGGGCAGGCGAGCGTCACGCTTGATGAGAAACCCAGGTGGGTGTTGGATCTGCAATTCGACAGGCTGAACCTTGAGAACCTGCTCCCGCCCCAGCCGGTGAACGCGACCGATGAAGGGGGCACGCAGGTGGGGCAAAGCCAGGGCACGCAGTCGCGTCCGGTTATCTCCTCTAATCTCGATCAGCCTGACTACAACGGCCTGCGCGGATTTACCGCCGACATTCTGCTGAAAGCGAACAGCGTGCGCTGGCGTGGCATTGATTTTACTGACGTCAGTAGCCAGATGTTCAACCACAATGGCCTGCTGGTCATCTCCGAACTCAGCGGAAAAATGGGGGCAGGAAACCTCTCCCTGCCAGGCACGCTGGATGTACGCAAAAACGTTGCCAGCGCCGCGTTCCAGCCGCGTCTGGAAAACGTTGAGATTGGCACCATCCTGAAAGCCTTTAATTACCCGATTGCCCTCACGGGGCAGCTGTCGCTGGCAGGGGATTTCTCCGGCACGAAGATTGATGCGGACGCGTTCCGCCGTAGCTGGCAGGGGCAGGCGCACGTTGAGCTGAAAGATTCGCGCATGGAAGGGCTTAACTTCCAGCAGCTGGTGCAGCAGGCGGTAGAGCGCAGCAGCAGCGTGAAAGCGAATGAAAACTACGACAGCGCAACCCGTCTCGACAGCTTTACCAGCGAGCTTGCCCTCGACAACGGTCAGCTCTCGCTGGACGAGATGCAGGGAACCTCCTCTCTGCTGGCGCTGACCGGAACCGGCGCGCTGGATCTGGTGAAAGAGACGGCAGACACCCGCTTTAACGTCCGCGTGAAGGCCGGTTGGGAAGGTGAAGGTCAGCTTGTCGAGTTCCTGAAAGAGACGCCGATACCGCTGCGCGTCTACGGAAAATGGCAAGAGCTGAATTACAGTTTGCAGGTCGATCAGATCCTGCGTAAGCACCTTCAGGATGAAGCGAAACGTCGGCTGAATGACTGGGCGGATCGCAATAAAGAGTCTCAGTCAGGTAAGGATGTGAAAAAGCTGCTCGATAAGCTGTGA
- a CDS encoding TerC family protein — protein MEWIADPSIWAGLVTLVVIELVLGIDNLVFIAILADKLPPSQRDRARVTGLLLAMVMRLLLLASISWLVTLTKPLFSIQSLSFSARDLIMLFGGLFLLFKATVELNERLEGKDSENPTQRRGAKFWPVVAQIVVLDAVFSLDSVITAVGMVDHLAVMMAAVIIAITLMVLASKALTRFVNSHPTIVILCLSFLLMIGFSLVADGFGFHIPKGYLYAAIGFSVLIEFLNQLAIFNRRRFLSANQTLRQRTADTVMRLLSGKKEDAELDAESAAMLADHSDGQIFNPQERRMIERVLNLNQRSVSSIMTSRHDIEHVDLTAPEEQIRALLHKNQHTRVVVTGGEEEEELLGVVHVIDLLQQQLHGEPLNLRALVRQPLVFPEALPLLSALEQFRNARTHFAFVVDEFGSVEGLVTLSDVMETIAGNLPNEVDEIDARHDIQKNADGSWTANGHMPLEDLVQFVPLPLDEKREYHTIAGLLMEYLQRIPQPGEEVQVGDYMIKTLQVESHRVQKVQLIPLRGEDEMDFEV, from the coding sequence ATGGAATGGATTGCCGATCCATCAATCTGGGCCGGGCTGGTGACGCTGGTCGTCATCGAATTAGTACTCGGCATTGATAATCTGGTGTTTATCGCCATCCTCGCCGATAAATTACCCCCTTCACAACGCGACCGCGCCCGCGTGACGGGCCTGCTGCTCGCCATGGTGATGCGTCTGCTATTACTGGCCTCAATCTCCTGGCTGGTGACGCTGACCAAACCCTTATTCAGCATTCAGAGTCTGAGCTTTAGCGCCCGCGACCTGATCATGCTTTTCGGCGGATTGTTCCTGCTGTTCAAAGCCACGGTTGAGCTTAATGAGCGACTGGAGGGAAAAGACAGTGAAAACCCCACCCAGCGACGCGGCGCTAAATTCTGGCCGGTGGTCGCGCAAATAGTGGTGCTGGATGCCGTCTTTTCTCTCGACTCCGTGATCACTGCCGTCGGGATGGTTGACCATCTGGCCGTGATGATGGCCGCCGTGATCATCGCCATCACCCTGATGGTGCTCGCCAGTAAAGCCCTCACGCGCTTCGTGAACAGTCACCCGACTATCGTCATCCTCTGTCTGAGCTTCCTGCTGATGATTGGCTTTAGCCTTGTGGCGGATGGGTTTGGCTTCCATATCCCGAAAGGATATCTGTACGCTGCCATTGGTTTCTCGGTGCTGATTGAGTTCCTCAACCAGCTGGCCATTTTCAACCGTCGCCGGTTTCTCTCCGCCAACCAGACATTACGCCAGCGCACCGCAGATACCGTGATGCGTCTGCTGAGCGGCAAAAAAGAGGATGCCGAGCTGGATGCTGAGTCCGCTGCGATGCTTGCCGACCACAGCGACGGGCAGATCTTCAACCCGCAGGAACGCCGGATGATAGAGCGCGTGCTTAACCTCAACCAGCGTTCGGTGAGCAGTATCATGACCTCGCGGCATGACATTGAGCATGTTGACCTGACGGCACCGGAAGAGCAGATCCGTGCCCTGCTGCATAAAAACCAGCACACTCGCGTGGTCGTCACCGGCGGCGAAGAGGAAGAAGAGCTACTGGGCGTGGTGCACGTGATCGACCTGCTGCAACAGCAGCTTCACGGCGAGCCGCTCAACCTGCGCGCGCTGGTGCGCCAGCCGCTGGTGTTCCCGGAAGCGCTGCCGCTGCTCTCCGCCCTGGAACAGTTCCGCAACGCGCGTACCCACTTCGCGTTTGTCGTTGATGAATTTGGTTCTGTGGAAGGGCTGGTAACGCTTAGCGACGTCATGGAAACCATCGCCGGTAATCTGCCTAATGAGGTGGATGAGATCGATGCGCGCCACGATATTCAGAAAAACGCCGACGGCAGCTGGACCGCTAACGGCCATATGCCGCTGGAGGATCTGGTGCAGTTCGTTCCGCTTCCGCTGGATGAGAAGCGCGAATACCACACCATCGCCGGTTTGCTGATGGAATATCTGCAACGCATTCCGCAGCCGGGCGAAGAGGTTCAGGTGGGGGATTACATGATCAAAACCTTGCAGGTAGAGAGCCATCGCGTGCAGAAGGTGCAGCTGATACCGCTGCGCGGTGAAGATGAGATGGATTTTGAGGTGTAA
- the yegD gene encoding molecular chaperone, with translation MFIGFDYGTANCSVAIMQNGQPQLLKMENGSTLLPSMLCAPTREAVSEWLFRHHQVPATAAETQALLRRAVSFNREEDIEVTPSSVQFGLSSLGQYIEDPEEVYFVKSPKSFLGASGLKPQQVAMFEDLVCAMMLHIRNQAQSQVPAAITQAVIGRPINFQGLGGDEANQQAQGILERAAHRAGFRDVVFQYEPVAAGLDFEATLTEEKRVLVVDIGGGTTDCSLMLMGPQWHHRRDRENSLLGHSGCRVGGNDLDIALAFKSLMPLLGMGGQTEKGIALPILPWWNAIAINDVPAQSDFYSTANGRFLNDLVRDAQDAEKVALLYKVWRQRLSYRVVRTAEESKIALSDRPEHAVSLPFISDDLATAITQEGLEAALVQPLQRILEQVQLALENGKEKPDVIYLTGGSARSPLLKKALAEQLPGIPIAGGDDFGSVTAGLARWAQVVFS, from the coding sequence GTGTTTATTGGATTCGACTACGGCACCGCAAACTGCTCGGTTGCGATAATGCAAAATGGACAACCGCAGCTCCTGAAAATGGAAAACGGCAGTACGCTGCTGCCGTCAATGCTCTGTGCGCCCACGCGCGAAGCGGTGAGCGAGTGGCTGTTCCGCCACCATCAGGTTCCGGCTACGGCGGCGGAAACCCAGGCGCTGCTGCGTCGGGCGGTCAGTTTCAACCGTGAAGAAGATATTGAGGTTACGCCGTCCAGCGTGCAGTTCGGCCTCTCCTCACTCGGGCAGTACATTGAAGACCCGGAAGAGGTTTACTTCGTAAAATCCCCGAAATCCTTCCTCGGCGCCAGCGGCCTGAAGCCGCAGCAGGTGGCGATGTTTGAGGATCTGGTCTGCGCGATGATGCTGCATATCCGCAATCAGGCGCAGTCGCAGGTGCCGGCGGCTATTACTCAGGCGGTGATTGGCCGCCCGATCAACTTCCAGGGGCTGGGAGGCGACGAAGCCAACCAGCAGGCGCAGGGGATCCTTGAGCGTGCAGCACACCGCGCTGGCTTCCGTGACGTGGTGTTTCAGTATGAGCCGGTGGCGGCGGGGCTGGATTTTGAAGCCACGCTGACGGAAGAGAAACGGGTGCTGGTGGTGGACATCGGCGGCGGTACAACGGACTGTTCGTTGATGCTGATGGGTCCGCAGTGGCATCACCGTCGCGATCGTGAAAACAGTCTGCTGGGGCACAGCGGCTGCCGCGTGGGCGGTAACGATCTGGATATCGCCCTGGCGTTCAAGAGCCTGATGCCGCTGCTCGGCATGGGCGGACAAACCGAGAAAGGCATCGCCCTGCCGATCCTGCCGTGGTGGAACGCGATTGCCATCAACGACGTCCCGGCGCAGAGTGATTTTTACAGCACCGCGAATGGGCGTTTCCTCAACGATCTGGTGCGTGATGCGCAGGATGCGGAGAAGGTCGCGCTGCTGTATAAGGTGTGGCGTCAGCGTCTGAGCTACCGCGTGGTGCGCACCGCCGAAGAGAGCAAAATCGCCCTTTCCGATCGTCCTGAGCATGCGGTTTCGCTGCCGTTTATCAGTGACGATCTGGCTACGGCTATCACGCAGGAAGGGCTGGAAGCGGCGCTGGTCCAGCCGCTACAGCGTATTCTGGAGCAGGTACAGCTGGCGCTGGAGAATGGCAAAGAGAAACCGGACGTGATTTACCTGACCGGCGGCAGCGCCCGTTCACCGCTTCTCAAAAAAGCGCTGGCGGAACAGCTGCCGGGGATCCCGATTGCCGGCGGCGATGACTTTGGCTCTGTCACGGCTGGGCTGGCGCGCTGGGCGCAGGTGGTGTTTAGCTAG
- a CDS encoding diguanylate cyclase translates to MNKQYQRVLVTTPHPLLRLVCLGLVTFIFTLFSLELTRFGTLLAPLWFPTSIMMVAFYRHAGKMWPGIALACSFGNIFASWLLFSWDAISLTYTTINIIEAGIGAVLLRKLLPWYNPLQNLNDWVRLAIGSALIPPLVGGVLVHFLVPSAEPLRNFIFWVLSESIGALALVPLGLLFKPHYLLRHRNPKLLLETLVTLVITLVLSWTAITWLPWPFTCIIVLLMWSAVRLPRMEAFLVFLFTIMMVSLMMARNPASMTPSSMIVTFNAPWLPFLMMLLPANIMTMVMYAFRAERKHITESEERFRNAMEYSAIGMALVGIEGQWLQANKALCNFLGYSQSELQALTFQQLTWPEDLNTDLEQMEQLVNGEINTYSLEKRYYTRSGEVVWALLAVSVVRHADGTPLYFIAQIEDINDLKHTEWVNKRLMERITLANEAGGIGIWEWDLEPDVISWDKRMFELYEIPPHIKPTWSLWHDAIVPEDRTHAEQVLRESLQARMPFKLEFRIRVKDGIRHIRSLANRVLNKQGEVERLLGINMDMTEVKQLNEALFQEKERLHITLDSIGEAVLCTDIDMNITFMNPVAEKMSGWSQSEALGQPVLKVLHITFGENGPLMENIHSGDMSRTDIEQDVVLNCRNGGSYDIHYSITPLSTLDGQNIGSVLVIQDVTESRKMLRQLSYSASHDALTHLANRVSFENHLKRLLQTVQETHQRHALVFIDLDRFKAVNDTAGHAAGDALLRELSSLMLTMLRSSDVLARLGGDEFGLLLPDCNVESARYIAGRLIDAINNYHFSWEGRLHRIGASAGITLIDDTNYQAAEVMSQADIACYASKNSGRGVVTVYEPQQERIHSTRSMMSLDEQWHMIKDNHLLMIARSVASPRIPESSSFWLISLRLWTSQGEVLEEHAFRAGLAEAELLHALDRRIFSEFFRTYARQVAAKGMGVALPLSEAGLASVTLVDELLDLITKGPLPARLLHLAIAVDVLSNKDENVQQGLQKLRHAGCRVVLTRVGRDMNVFSQLSAHTADYLLLDADVVTNVHGNLMDEMMVTIIQGHAQRLGIKTIAGPCHQSIMMDTLSGIGVDFIYGDTIGEAQPLDLLLNTSYFAIN, encoded by the coding sequence ATGAATAAACAATACCAGCGGGTTTTGGTTACTACCCCACATCCTTTACTGCGGCTTGTCTGTCTGGGTCTGGTCACGTTCATCTTCACCTTATTTTCCCTTGAGCTGACTCGCTTCGGTACGCTGCTGGCGCCATTGTGGTTCCCGACCTCCATTATGATGGTGGCGTTTTACCGCCACGCGGGAAAAATGTGGCCCGGCATTGCGCTCGCCTGCTCTTTTGGCAATATTTTTGCCTCGTGGCTGCTTTTCTCGTGGGACGCGATCAGCCTGACCTACACCACAATCAATATTATTGAGGCCGGTATTGGGGCAGTTTTGTTGCGCAAGCTACTCCCCTGGTATAACCCGCTGCAAAACCTCAACGACTGGGTCCGTCTTGCCATCGGCAGTGCCCTGATCCCTCCCCTGGTGGGGGGCGTTCTGGTTCATTTTCTGGTGCCGAGCGCAGAGCCGCTGCGTAATTTTATTTTCTGGGTACTTTCAGAATCTATTGGCGCACTGGCGCTGGTGCCATTAGGTTTACTGTTTAAGCCGCACTACCTGCTGCGGCACCGCAACCCGAAACTGCTGTTGGAAACGCTGGTGACGCTAGTCATTACGCTGGTCCTGAGCTGGACGGCAATCACCTGGCTGCCGTGGCCATTCACCTGCATCATCGTTCTGCTGATGTGGAGCGCGGTACGCCTGCCGCGTATGGAAGCCTTCCTGGTATTTTTGTTCACCATCATGATGGTGTCCCTGATGATGGCGCGAAATCCGGCCTCCATGACGCCCTCGAGCATGATCGTAACCTTCAACGCGCCGTGGCTCCCCTTCCTGATGATGCTGCTACCTGCCAACATTATGACGATGGTGATGTACGCCTTCCGGGCCGAGCGCAAACACATCACCGAAAGCGAAGAACGTTTTCGTAATGCGATGGAATATTCCGCGATTGGTATGGCGCTGGTGGGCATTGAGGGCCAGTGGCTTCAGGCCAACAAGGCGCTGTGTAATTTCCTCGGTTACAGCCAGTCTGAACTCCAGGCGCTCACGTTCCAGCAGTTGACCTGGCCGGAGGATTTAAATACCGACCTGGAGCAGATGGAACAACTGGTGAACGGCGAGATCAACACCTACAGCCTCGAAAAACGCTACTACACCCGCAGCGGCGAAGTGGTGTGGGCGCTGCTGGCCGTCTCCGTGGTGCGTCATGCCGACGGTACGCCGCTCTACTTTATTGCGCAGATTGAAGACATCAACGACCTGAAACACACCGAGTGGGTCAATAAACGTCTGATGGAACGTATCACCCTCGCTAACGAAGCCGGTGGCATTGGGATTTGGGAGTGGGATCTGGAGCCGGACGTGATCAGCTGGGATAAGCGGATGTTTGAACTGTACGAGATCCCCCCGCATATCAAGCCTACCTGGTCGCTCTGGCATGACGCCATCGTGCCTGAAGATCGTACGCATGCCGAACAGGTGCTGCGAGAGTCACTCCAGGCCAGAATGCCTTTCAAGCTGGAATTTCGCATTCGCGTCAAGGATGGCATTCGCCATATTCGTTCGCTGGCGAACCGGGTGCTGAACAAACAGGGCGAGGTGGAACGGCTGTTAGGGATCAACATGGATATGACCGAGGTGAAGCAGCTGAACGAGGCGCTGTTCCAGGAAAAAGAGCGCCTGCATATCACCCTCGACTCCATCGGCGAAGCGGTGCTGTGTACCGATATCGACATGAACATCACCTTTATGAACCCGGTTGCCGAGAAGATGAGCGGCTGGTCGCAAAGCGAAGCGCTGGGTCAGCCCGTTCTGAAGGTGCTGCACATTACCTTCGGCGAGAACGGTCCGTTAATGGAAAACATCCACAGCGGCGATATGTCCCGGACCGATATCGAACAGGATGTGGTGCTTAACTGCCGGAACGGCGGCAGTTACGACATTCACTACAGCATTACTCCGCTGAGCACCCTGGACGGACAGAATATTGGCTCGGTGCTGGTTATTCAGGACGTGACTGAGTCGCGCAAAATGCTGCGCCAGCTGAGCTACAGCGCCTCCCATGACGCCCTGACCCACCTGGCGAACCGCGTCAGCTTTGAAAACCATCTGAAGCGTCTGTTGCAGACGGTACAGGAGACCCATCAGCGTCACGCGCTGGTCTTTATCGATCTTGACCGTTTTAAGGCGGTAAACGATACGGCAGGCCACGCGGCGGGTGATGCTCTCCTGCGCGAACTCTCCTCGCTAATGTTGACCATGCTGCGCTCCAGCGACGTGCTGGCGCGTCTGGGCGGCGACGAGTTTGGCCTGCTGCTGCCGGACTGCAACGTCGAAAGCGCACGTTATATTGCGGGCCGGTTGATCGACGCCATCAACAACTATCATTTTTCCTGGGAAGGACGCCTGCACCGGATTGGCGCAAGCGCAGGGATCACGCTGATTGACGACACCAATTATCAGGCTGCGGAAGTGATGTCTCAGGCCGATATCGCCTGTTACGCCTCGAAAAACAGCGGGCGCGGCGTGGTTACCGTCTATGAACCCCAGCAGGAGCGGATCCACAGCACGCGCAGCATGATGTCGCTGGATGAACAGTGGCACATGATTAAAGATAATCATCTGCTGATGATCGCCCGCAGCGTCGCCTCACCGCGCATTCCCGAGAGCAGTAGCTTCTGGCTGATATCCCTGCGGCTGTGGACCAGCCAGGGGGAAGTGCTGGAGGAGCATGCCTTCCGCGCCGGGCTGGCGGAGGCGGAGCTGCTGCACGCCCTTGACCGGCGTATTTTCAGCGAGTTTTTCCGCACCTATGCCAGACAGGTGGCGGCGAAAGGGATGGGCGTCGCGCTGCCGCTTTCAGAAGCGGGTTTAGCCAGCGTCACGCTGGTGGATGAGCTGCTCGACCTGATTACCAAAGGCCCGCTGCCCGCGCGCCTGCTGCATCTGGCGATCGCCGTCGATGTGCTGAGCAATAAAGATGAAAACGTGCAGCAGGGTCTGCAAAAGCTTCGTCATGCTGGCTGTCGCGTGGTGTTAACCCGCGTCGGACGCGATATGAACGTCTTCAGCCAGCTTAGCGCCCACACGGCGGATTATCTACTGCTGGATGCAGACGTGGTGACCAACGTCCACGGCAATCTGATGGATGAGATGATGGTGACAATCATTCAGGGCCACGCCCAGCGTCTGGGCATAAAAACAATTGCCGGGCCATGCCATCAGTCGATCATGATGGATACGCTGTCGGGCATCGGCGTTGACTTTATTTACGGCGATACCATCGGTGAAGCGCAGCCGCTGGATCTACTGCTGAATACCAGCTATTTCGCCATCAACTGA
- the udk gene encoding uridine kinase, whose amino-acid sequence MTDKSHQCVIIGIAGASASGKSLIASTLYRELREQVGDEHIGVIPEDSYYKDQSHLSMEERVKTNYDHPSAMDHSLLFQHLEALKRGEAIELPVYSYVEHTRTQETIRIEPKKVIILEGILLLTDARLRESMNFSIFVDTPLDICLMRRIKRDVNERGRSMDSVMAQYQKTVRPMFLQFIEPSKQYADIIVPRGGKNRIAIDILKAKISQFFE is encoded by the coding sequence ATGACTGATAAGTCTCATCAGTGCGTCATCATAGGCATCGCCGGCGCATCGGCTTCAGGTAAAAGTCTTATTGCCAGTACGCTTTATCGCGAACTGCGTGAACAAGTGGGTGATGAGCATATCGGTGTTATTCCCGAAGACAGCTATTACAAAGATCAATCCCATCTTTCGATGGAAGAGCGCGTAAAAACCAATTACGACCACCCCAGTGCGATGGATCACAGCCTGCTGTTCCAGCATCTGGAAGCGCTGAAGCGCGGCGAGGCGATTGAACTGCCCGTCTACAGCTATGTGGAACATACCCGCACCCAGGAAACGATCCGCATCGAGCCCAAAAAGGTGATCATCCTTGAAGGGATTTTGCTGCTCACCGACGCCCGTCTGCGCGAATCAATGAACTTCTCGATTTTCGTCGACACTCCGCTGGATATCTGCCTGATGCGTCGTATCAAACGCGACGTTAACGAACGCGGCCGCTCCATGGACTCCGTCATGGCGCAATATCAGAAAACCGTGCGTCCGATGTTCCTGCAATTTATTGAGCCTTCGAAACAATACGCCGATATTATCGTGCCTCGCGGCGGTAAAAACCGTATTGCCATTGATATCTTAAAAGCGAAAATCAGTCAGTTTTTTGAATAA
- the alkA gene encoding DNA-3-methyladenine glycosylase 2 — protein sequence MYTLNWQPPYDWSWMFGFLAARAVAGVETVTEDYYERSFGYAGHRGVFRVTPDSATPTLAVSLSPGLIPVADICLDRIARLFDLDCDPLHIARTLGDLGAARPGLRLPGAMDAYEQGVRAILGQLVSVAMAAKLASRVVALCGEPIEDAPGYLCFPPPEVLAAADPLALKALGMPLRRAESLIHLAQSVVDGEFPLFPPANIEAGMKALQQRPGIGRWTANYLALRGWQAKDVFLPDDYLIKQRFAGMTPAQIRRYAERWQPWRSYALLHIWYTDGWSPSVDGEIAGIQQ from the coding sequence ATGTACACCCTGAACTGGCAACCGCCTTACGACTGGTCGTGGATGTTTGGCTTTCTTGCCGCACGTGCGGTCGCGGGGGTTGAAACCGTCACGGAGGATTACTACGAGCGCAGTTTTGGCTATGCCGGGCACCGGGGCGTTTTCCGGGTTACGCCAGACAGCGCAACCCCTACGCTGGCGGTGTCGCTAAGCCCTGGCCTGATCCCGGTGGCGGATATCTGCCTGGACCGCATCGCCCGCCTGTTTGACCTCGATTGCGACCCGCTGCACATTGCGCGGACCCTGGGCGATCTCGGCGCGGCGCGGCCGGGGTTACGTTTGCCGGGCGCGATGGATGCATACGAGCAGGGTGTGCGCGCCATTCTCGGGCAACTGGTGAGCGTGGCGATGGCGGCAAAACTGGCGTCACGGGTGGTGGCGCTGTGCGGTGAACCCATTGAGGATGCGCCGGGCTACCTCTGCTTTCCGCCGCCAGAGGTACTGGCCGCGGCGGATCCGCTGGCGTTAAAAGCCCTCGGGATGCCGCTCAGGCGTGCTGAGTCGTTGATTCACCTGGCGCAGTCGGTGGTGGACGGTGAATTCCCGCTGTTCCCGCCTGCGAACATTGAGGCCGGGATGAAGGCGCTACAGCAGCGCCCCGGCATCGGACGCTGGACCGCCAATTATCTGGCCCTGCGCGGCTGGCAGGCGAAGGATGTTTTTCTGCCGGATGATTATCTGATTAAGCAGCGCTTTGCCGGTATGACGCCCGCGCAGATCCGCCGCTATGCTGAGCGCTGGCAGCCGTGGCGCTCCTATGCGTTGTTACATATCTGGTACACCGACGGCTGGTCGCCGTCAGTTGATGGCGAAATAGCTGGTATTCAGCAGTAG
- the dcd gene encoding dCTP deaminase, which produces MRLCDRDIEAWLDEGRLSITPRPPVERINGVTVDVRLGNKFRTFSGHTAPFIDLSGPKDEVSAALDRVMSDEIVIEEGEAFYLHPGELALAVTFESVTLPADLVGWLDGRSSLARLGLMVHVTAHRIDPGWSGRIVLEFFNAGKLPLALRPGMMIGALSFEPLTGPADRPYNRRQDAKYRDQQGAVASRIDKD; this is translated from the coding sequence ATGCGTCTTTGTGACCGCGATATAGAAGCCTGGCTGGATGAAGGCCGCCTGTCTATCACCCCGCGTCCACCGGTTGAGCGTATTAACGGCGTGACCGTCGATGTGCGTCTGGGGAATAAATTCCGCACCTTCAGCGGCCACACGGCACCGTTTATCGACCTCAGCGGGCCGAAAGACGAAGTCAGTGCGGCGCTGGATCGCGTCATGAGCGACGAAATCGTCATTGAAGAAGGAGAGGCGTTTTATCTCCATCCTGGCGAACTGGCGCTGGCGGTGACCTTTGAATCCGTCACGCTGCCTGCGGATCTGGTCGGCTGGCTTGACGGACGCTCTTCCCTGGCGCGTCTGGGCCTGATGGTACACGTCACCGCGCACCGTATCGATCCGGGCTGGTCTGGCCGTATCGTGCTGGAGTTCTTTAACGCCGGTAAACTGCCGCTGGCGCTTCGCCCGGGTATGATGATTGGTGCGTTGAGCTTCGAACCGCTGACCGGCCCGGCAGACCGTCCTTATAACCGCCGTCAGGACGCAAAATATCGCGACCAGCAGGGTGCGGTTGCCAGTCGTATCGATAAAGACTGA